The following proteins come from a genomic window of Nocardioides albertanoniae:
- a CDS encoding esterase/lipase family protein produces the protein MKKIVTCLATALVAVLASLAVAAPATAAPTSGINDWTCRPSAAHPEPVVLWHGLGSSGDVGMLLLSQHLKSQGYCVYYKTYGTTHWGPFIGGLASMRESAVELDEFVEKVRASTGAKKVSIAGHSEGTTVPAYYLKFLGGDKVVKHFVGFGSNFKGSTLGGLQQLADLLGFRPILDAGGCTSCNEFAPNSEFMKDLNEGGVSVPGPSYTSIVTKYDEVVTPYTSGILAPASNVNNVVLQDVCAVDLSGHLGLAWDPNVFALVTNALDPANAKPVGCVPMPWLS, from the coding sequence ATGAAGAAGATCGTCACCTGTCTGGCGACCGCGCTCGTGGCGGTTCTGGCCAGTCTGGCGGTGGCCGCGCCGGCCACCGCCGCGCCCACGTCGGGCATCAACGACTGGACCTGCCGGCCGAGCGCTGCACATCCGGAACCGGTCGTGTTGTGGCACGGCCTGGGCAGCAGCGGCGACGTCGGCATGCTGCTGCTCTCCCAGCATCTCAAGAGCCAGGGCTACTGCGTCTACTACAAGACCTACGGCACCACCCACTGGGGCCCGTTCATCGGCGGGCTCGCCTCGATGCGCGAGAGCGCGGTCGAGCTCGATGAGTTCGTGGAGAAGGTCCGAGCCTCGACGGGTGCGAAGAAGGTCAGCATCGCCGGACACTCCGAGGGGACGACCGTACCGGCGTACTACCTGAAGTTCCTCGGCGGTGACAAGGTGGTCAAGCACTTCGTCGGGTTCGGCTCGAACTTCAAGGGGAGCACTCTGGGGGGTCTGCAGCAGCTCGCGGACCTGCTCGGGTTCCGGCCGATCCTGGACGCCGGCGGCTGCACGTCCTGCAACGAGTTCGCTCCGAACTCGGAGTTCATGAAAGACCTCAACGAAGGTGGCGTGAGCGTCCCCGGACCCAGCTACACCAGCATCGTCACCAAGTACGACGAGGTCGTCACGCCCTACACCAGCGGCATCCTCGCGCCGGCGAGCAATGTGAATAACGTCGTTCTCCAGGACGTGTGCGCGGTCGACCTCAGTGGCCACCTGGGCCTGGCCTGGGACCCGAACGTGTTCGCGCTGGTGACCAACGCGCTAGACCCGGCGAACGCCAAGCCCGTCGGCTGCGTCCCGATGCCCTGGCTGTCCTGA
- a CDS encoding DUF881 domain-containing protein, which produces MVVSSGTQANPTPERKRWSRATAWRVGTPIVVLLCGGLLAVSFVNADGTDLRPGRYEDLTTLVDGERFRYNRLEAQLAETQSEVDQLTSGVTDKGVKKLQGQSKKLADPAGTSDRSGAGMQIVLGDAPSQAQKEYEGDDPNSLVVHQQDIQAVVNALWSGGAQAITIAGKRIITTTGIKCSGSTVQLDGVPYPQPYVIEAVGDPARLQAAIDRDEHVQNYRADARDPNVQIGWNLKPLTYLTAPAYDGLLDVKYAKPLPQDK; this is translated from the coding sequence ATGGTCGTGAGCTCCGGAACCCAGGCGAACCCCACCCCTGAACGAAAGCGTTGGTCGCGCGCGACCGCATGGAGGGTCGGCACCCCGATCGTGGTGCTGCTCTGTGGCGGGCTGCTCGCGGTGAGCTTCGTGAACGCCGACGGCACCGATCTGCGCCCAGGCCGCTACGAGGACCTGACGACGCTGGTCGACGGTGAGCGGTTCCGATACAACCGCCTCGAGGCCCAGTTGGCCGAAACGCAGAGCGAGGTCGACCAGCTCACCAGCGGCGTCACCGACAAGGGCGTCAAGAAGCTCCAGGGCCAGTCCAAGAAGCTCGCCGACCCGGCCGGCACCTCCGACCGCAGCGGCGCGGGCATGCAGATCGTGCTGGGCGACGCGCCCTCGCAGGCACAGAAGGAGTACGAGGGCGACGACCCCAACTCGCTCGTCGTGCACCAGCAGGACATCCAGGCCGTCGTCAACGCGCTGTGGTCCGGCGGCGCCCAGGCGATCACGATCGCCGGCAAGCGGATCATCACCACCACCGGCATCAAGTGCTCCGGCAGCACGGTGCAGCTCGACGGCGTGCCCTACCCCCAGCCGTACGTCATCGAGGCCGTCGGCGATCCAGCCCGGCTGCAGGCGGCGATCGACCGCGACGAGCACGTCCAGAACTACCGTGCCGACGCCCGCGACCCCAACGTGCAGATCGGCTGGAACCTCAAGCCGCTGACCTACCTCACCGCCCCGGCCTACGACGGCCTGCTCGACGTGAAATACGCGAAGCCCCTGCCTCAGGACAAGTAA
- a CDS encoding IS481 family transposase has translation MSHANAALTPRARLRLAQLVVERRWTYAAAAKMFMVAPRTAKKWADRYRAEGPAGMRDRSSRPRTSPTQTSPDLVRQIVRLRWRHRLGPVQIAGRLAMPASTVHAVLVRCRINRLSHIDRATGEPIRRYEHPHPGSLIHVDVTKFGNIPDGGGHRYVGRQQGERNKRATTGLPKGADYKPRTGKAFAHTVIDDHSRLAYVEICTDEKADTAVGVLQRAVAWFTEHGVTVERVLSDNGSCYRSFAWRDACADLNIKHKRTRPYRPQTNGKIERFHRTLGEGWAYARFYNSEAERRAALPGWLHFYNHHRAHSAIGDQPPISRLTNVPGHHI, from the coding sequence GTGTCCCACGCTAACGCTGCCCTGACCCCACGCGCTCGTTTACGACTCGCCCAGCTCGTTGTCGAGCGCCGGTGGACCTACGCTGCCGCAGCCAAGATGTTCATGGTTGCCCCACGTACCGCGAAGAAGTGGGCTGACCGGTACCGGGCCGAGGGTCCGGCCGGCATGCGCGACCGCAGTTCACGACCACGCACCAGCCCGACTCAGACCAGCCCGGACCTGGTCCGCCAGATCGTGCGCCTGCGGTGGCGACACCGCCTCGGCCCGGTCCAGATCGCCGGCCGGCTCGCGATGCCGGCTTCGACCGTGCACGCCGTGCTGGTGCGCTGCCGGATCAACCGGCTTTCCCACATCGACCGAGCCACCGGTGAACCGATACGCCGCTATGAACATCCGCACCCGGGTTCGCTGATCCACGTCGATGTCACCAAGTTCGGCAACATCCCCGACGGCGGCGGCCACCGCTACGTCGGCCGCCAGCAAGGCGAACGCAACAAACGCGCCACCACAGGGCTCCCGAAAGGTGCCGACTACAAGCCACGTACCGGCAAAGCATTCGCGCACACCGTGATCGATGACCACTCACGCCTCGCCTACGTCGAGATCTGCACCGACGAGAAGGCCGACACCGCCGTCGGGGTCCTACAGCGAGCAGTGGCTTGGTTCACCGAGCACGGCGTCACCGTCGAACGCGTTCTCTCCGACAACGGCAGCTGTTACCGCTCCTTCGCCTGGCGCGACGCCTGCGCAGACCTCAACATCAAGCACAAACGGACCCGTCCGTACCGGCCCCAGACCAACGGGAAGATCGAGCGTTTCCACCGGACCCTGGGCGAGGGATGGGCCTACGCACGCTTCTACAACTCAGAAGCCGAACGTCGAGCAGCCCTCCCAGGCTGGCTTCACTTCTACAATCACCACCGAGCCCACAGCGCCATCGGAGACCAACCACCCATCAGCCGATTGACCAACGTCCCTGGACATCACATCTAG
- a CDS encoding peptidylprolyl isomerase produces MADQKAILHTNHGDITITLFPNHAPETVANFVGLATGSKDYNDDAGRSGVPYYDGLGFHRVIPGFMIQGGCPLGTGTGGPGYEFKDEPHPELTFDKPYLLAMANAGPGTNGSQFFITTGQAPWLNFKHTIFGEVEDEASKKAVDSISGTKTGPMDRPVEPVVIEKVEIV; encoded by the coding sequence ATGGCTGACCAGAAGGCCATCCTCCACACCAATCACGGTGACATCACGATCACGTTGTTCCCCAACCACGCTCCGGAGACGGTGGCCAACTTCGTTGGCCTCGCGACCGGGTCGAAGGACTACAACGACGACGCCGGCCGCAGCGGCGTGCCGTACTACGACGGCCTCGGCTTCCACCGGGTCATCCCCGGGTTCATGATCCAGGGCGGTTGCCCGCTGGGCACCGGCACCGGTGGTCCGGGCTACGAGTTCAAGGACGAGCCGCACCCCGAGCTCACCTTCGACAAGCCCTACCTGCTCGCGATGGCCAACGCCGGCCCGGGCACCAACGGCTCGCAGTTCTTCATCACCACCGGCCAGGCGCCGTGGCTCAACTTCAAGCACACCATCTTCGGTGAGGTCGAGGACGAGGCGTCGAAGAAGGCCGTCGACTCGATCTCCGGCACCAAGACCGGTCCGATGGACCGTCCGGTCGAGCCGGTCGTCATCGAGAAGGTCGAGATCGTCTAG
- a CDS encoding SRPBCC domain-containing protein produces the protein MTETTTGPLGDVLRDGERTGLRYVRLLRHSPEKVWRALTEPDGLRHWFPTDIVGERASGARLRLPFWPEGLELASTTEALDGMGVDPGSYVSEGELRVWDPPHVFELTWGMDGRAELTDLLRFELEPTDDGTRLTFTTWLGGSAGNTDTAVGWHVCLDQLTDLLDDGPTAPTEESAALVVQRVTARSDELRPSYAALLSS, from the coding sequence ATGACCGAGACCACCACAGGCCCGTTGGGCGACGTGCTCCGCGACGGCGAGCGGACGGGCCTTCGCTACGTACGCCTGCTCCGCCACTCCCCGGAGAAGGTCTGGCGTGCACTGACCGAGCCGGACGGCCTGCGCCACTGGTTCCCGACCGACATCGTCGGGGAGCGAGCCTCCGGAGCGCGGCTGCGCCTCCCGTTCTGGCCCGAGGGCCTGGAGCTGGCGAGCACCACCGAGGCGCTCGACGGGATGGGGGTGGACCCGGGCAGCTACGTGTCGGAAGGCGAGCTGCGCGTCTGGGACCCGCCCCACGTCTTCGAGCTCACCTGGGGGATGGACGGTCGCGCCGAGCTCACCGACCTGCTCCGTTTCGAGCTCGAGCCGACCGACGACGGCACCCGCCTCACCTTCACCACGTGGCTCGGCGGCTCCGCCGGCAACACCGACACCGCGGTCGGCTGGCACGTCTGCCTCGACCAGCTCACCGACCTCCTCGACGACGGCCCCACCGCGCCGACCGAGGAGTCCGCTGCCCTCGTCGTCCAGCGGGTCACGGCCCGCAGCGACGAGCTGCGGCCTTCGTACGCCGCTCTGCTCTCGTCGTGA
- a CDS encoding amidase family protein — METPEAPRPAGRLSRRSALTAALGVAGATSLAATTPGAAAADPGQAVGRGPVDDHGPLPTGPLWTWAAADVARAVRTRRVSSRQVTESCLTRLREVNPTVNAVAESLEDEALAAADAADAQVRAGATLGVLHGVPVTVKINVDLAGHATTNGVVAYRDAVVAEDSAPVANLRRAGAVILGRTNVPAFSFRWFTDNDLHGRTVNPWDPKVTPGGSSGGAAVAVATGIGPLAHGSDIAGSVRYPAWACGVSGLRPTMGRVAAFNPSTAEVPRTMMTQLMSTQGLLARTVGDLRIGLEALALRDVRDPGWTAVPAPESVPEPPRRAAVLTLPGGDDSVDASVREAVRRATTALRRAGYGIDEVELPHLAELADLWSPLVMAESRYGFAAAVEKDGDQAIKTALKTWLEVTPDLSLADFSTKLGQREVYQREWRRLLQDYAVVVTPVSLRSQFPVDLDQQGPDAFRSILAAQQPMLALAMLGLPALSVPTGLHDGLPIGVQVVADRFREDLCFEAGEAIQDGMGKAMTPIDPRRG; from the coding sequence ATGGAGACCCCTGAAGCCCCTCGTCCCGCCGGCCGGTTGTCGCGACGCTCGGCCTTGACGGCCGCACTCGGCGTGGCGGGGGCCACGTCGCTGGCGGCCACCACCCCTGGTGCTGCCGCGGCGGACCCGGGACAGGCGGTCGGACGCGGCCCGGTCGACGACCACGGTCCGCTGCCCACCGGGCCGTTGTGGACGTGGGCCGCGGCCGACGTCGCCCGCGCCGTGCGCACGCGCCGGGTGAGCAGCCGCCAGGTCACGGAGAGCTGCCTGACCCGGCTTCGCGAGGTCAACCCGACCGTGAACGCGGTCGCGGAGAGCCTGGAGGACGAGGCGCTCGCGGCGGCTGACGCCGCCGATGCGCAGGTGCGCGCGGGAGCGACGCTCGGCGTGCTCCACGGGGTGCCCGTGACGGTCAAGATCAACGTCGATCTCGCCGGGCACGCCACCACCAACGGAGTGGTCGCCTACCGCGACGCAGTCGTGGCCGAGGACAGTGCGCCGGTCGCGAACCTCCGCCGGGCCGGCGCCGTGATCCTGGGGCGCACCAACGTGCCCGCTTTCTCCTTCCGATGGTTCACCGACAACGACCTGCACGGTCGGACCGTCAACCCCTGGGACCCGAAGGTCACGCCGGGTGGGTCGAGCGGCGGCGCCGCGGTGGCCGTGGCCACCGGCATCGGCCCGCTGGCCCACGGCAGCGACATCGCGGGGTCGGTGCGCTACCCGGCCTGGGCGTGCGGCGTCAGCGGGCTGCGACCGACGATGGGCCGGGTCGCGGCGTTCAACCCGTCGACGGCCGAGGTTCCCCGGACGATGATGACCCAGCTGATGTCGACGCAGGGCCTTCTCGCCCGAACGGTGGGCGACCTCCGGATCGGCCTGGAGGCTCTGGCGCTCCGTGACGTGCGTGATCCGGGGTGGACCGCTGTCCCCGCGCCGGAGAGCGTGCCCGAGCCTCCGCGGCGCGCTGCGGTGCTGACCCTGCCCGGAGGCGACGACTCCGTCGACGCATCCGTACGAGAGGCAGTGCGCCGTGCCACCACGGCGCTGCGACGGGCCGGCTACGGGATCGACGAGGTCGAGCTCCCTCACCTCGCCGAGCTGGCCGACCTCTGGTCGCCGCTCGTCATGGCCGAGAGCCGATACGGCTTCGCCGCGGCGGTGGAGAAGGACGGTGACCAGGCCATCAAGACGGCCCTGAAGACGTGGCTGGAGGTCACCCCCGACCTCAGCCTCGCCGACTTCTCCACGAAGCTGGGTCAGCGCGAGGTCTACCAGCGTGAGTGGCGCCGGCTCCTCCAGGACTACGCGGTCGTGGTCACGCCGGTCTCCCTGCGGTCCCAGTTCCCGGTGGACCTGGACCAGCAGGGCCCGGACGCCTTCAGATCGATCCTGGCAGCGCAGCAGCCCATGCTCGCGCTGGCCATGCTCGGGCTGCCCGCCCTGAGCGTGCCGACGGGCCTGCACGACGGCTTGCCGATCGGTGTCCAGGTCGTGGCCGACCGGTTCCGCGAGGATCTCTGCTTCGAGGCCGGGGAGGCGATCCAGGACGGCATGGGCAAGGCGATGACCCCGATCGACCCACGCCGCGGCTGA
- a CDS encoding DUF3817 domain-containing protein — MNKLFSTYKVLAYVVGVLLLVGTICSLLKYLLPEGSALQSFGDAMTPLWVAHGWIFIVYVIVAFLLTQKARWTVPEFLLMMIAGLVPGLIFWVERRVASRIAPKLAESAAS; from the coding sequence GTGAACAAGCTGTTCAGCACCTACAAGGTGCTTGCGTACGTCGTCGGTGTGCTGCTGCTCGTGGGCACCATCTGCTCGCTGCTCAAGTATCTGCTGCCCGAGGGCAGCGCGCTGCAGTCCTTCGGTGACGCGATGACGCCGCTGTGGGTCGCCCACGGCTGGATCTTCATCGTCTACGTGATCGTCGCGTTCCTGCTGACGCAGAAGGCGCGCTGGACGGTGCCGGAGTTCCTGCTGATGATGATCGCCGGCCTGGTGCCCGGGTTGATCTTCTGGGTCGAGCGTCGCGTCGCCAGCCGCATCGCTCCCAAGCTGGCGGAGAGCGCGGCCTCCTGA
- a CDS encoding SURF1 family protein, producing MAAQTRPPRSIFSPRMWGAHLLVLVFVSGAVLLGIWQYQSSQEDKQDQIAQLVHAKPKTFADVIGHNDAFPWEQIGRPVTVSGIWMPDETIFIDGMERGSQVGFWAVTPVLVEDTESAVYVVRGWTPEVGSAPPAPRGHVTVTGWLQPSDWTDVADDRKSDNIYPQLDISDLISRTSYDLYSAYVVRAPIEDGWPASSMPVNDGATDVAEVPAPKLPEPEATAGLRNLLYAIEWWLFAVFGIYVWWRYVRDTLHPRPDEDDDDADDDDDAVDDSHSEADPERTPQDAGVRSDA from the coding sequence ATGGCCGCCCAGACCCGTCCCCCACGGAGCATCTTCTCCCCCCGGATGTGGGGTGCTCACCTGCTGGTGCTGGTCTTCGTATCGGGCGCGGTCCTCCTCGGCATCTGGCAGTACCAGTCGAGCCAGGAGGACAAGCAGGACCAGATCGCCCAGCTGGTGCATGCGAAGCCGAAGACGTTCGCCGACGTGATCGGGCACAACGACGCCTTCCCCTGGGAGCAGATCGGGCGCCCGGTGACCGTCTCCGGCATCTGGATGCCCGACGAGACCATCTTCATCGACGGGATGGAGCGCGGCTCGCAGGTGGGCTTCTGGGCCGTCACGCCGGTGCTCGTCGAGGACACCGAGTCGGCCGTCTACGTCGTACGCGGCTGGACCCCCGAGGTCGGCAGCGCGCCGCCCGCGCCGCGTGGCCACGTGACCGTCACCGGATGGCTGCAGCCCAGTGACTGGACCGATGTCGCCGACGACCGCAAGTCCGACAACATCTATCCGCAGCTCGACATCTCCGACCTGATCTCCCGCACCAGCTACGACCTCTACAGCGCCTACGTCGTGCGCGCTCCGATCGAGGACGGCTGGCCGGCCAGCTCGATGCCGGTCAACGACGGTGCCACCGATGTCGCGGAGGTGCCTGCTCCCAAGCTGCCCGAGCCGGAGGCGACCGCCGGACTGCGCAACCTGCTCTACGCGATCGAGTGGTGGCTGTTCGCGGTCTTCGGGATCTACGTGTGGTGGCGCTACGTGCGCGACACCCTGCACCCGCGCCCCGACGAGGACGACGATGACGCCGATGACGACGATGACGCCGTCGACGACAGCCACAGCGAAGCAGACCCTGAGAGAACGCCTCAGGATGCGGGCGTACGCTCAGACGCGTGA
- a CDS encoding TauD/TfdA family dioxygenase gives MTPAESEAAAKLAASLLARFESPVSSEFLETAPFLGGELPASVAQAIRAFRYGDATGALVVSGLPVDAGPTPPHWNHPDAQKPHAADFWLALIMAQLGDAVSWSSLQGGQLVNNILPIQKQESLQTGHSSDVLLDLHIEDAFSDLRCDHLGLIALRNHDLIPTTAVGISSIDVTGPEYAPLFEPRFVIHPDDEHLRNLRLAGVNEDELLAVPTAVLSGSPQAPDVRLDPPYMAALPGDVEADRALQLLIMELSANVEDVALAPGEVLIVDNHRALHGRKPFTARYDGTDRWLRRLTTVKDLRRSRVARSEASSRIIDPVLEPFPESLELTSAGR, from the coding sequence ATGACCCCAGCAGAGTCCGAGGCCGCAGCGAAGCTGGCGGCGTCCCTGCTCGCCCGGTTCGAGAGCCCGGTCTCCTCCGAGTTCCTCGAGACCGCGCCGTTCCTCGGTGGTGAGCTTCCCGCCAGTGTCGCCCAGGCGATCCGCGCGTTCCGTTACGGCGACGCGACCGGCGCGCTGGTCGTGAGCGGGCTTCCGGTCGACGCCGGCCCGACCCCGCCGCACTGGAACCACCCCGACGCGCAGAAGCCGCACGCGGCCGACTTCTGGCTCGCGCTGATCATGGCCCAGCTCGGTGACGCCGTCTCGTGGTCGTCGCTGCAGGGCGGCCAGCTGGTCAACAACATCCTGCCGATCCAGAAGCAGGAGAGCCTGCAGACCGGCCACAGCAGCGACGTCCTCCTCGACCTGCACATCGAGGACGCGTTCAGCGACCTGCGCTGCGACCACCTCGGTCTGATCGCCCTGCGCAACCACGACCTGATCCCGACCACCGCGGTCGGCATCAGCTCGATCGACGTCACCGGCCCCGAATACGCTCCGCTGTTCGAGCCTCGCTTCGTGATCCACCCCGACGACGAGCACCTGCGCAACCTTCGCCTGGCCGGTGTCAACGAGGACGAGCTCCTCGCCGTGCCGACCGCGGTGCTCTCCGGCTCGCCGCAGGCACCCGACGTACGCCTCGACCCGCCCTACATGGCGGCGCTGCCCGGCGACGTCGAGGCCGACCGCGCGCTCCAGCTGCTGATCATGGAGCTCTCCGCCAACGTCGAGGATGTCGCGCTCGCGCCCGGTGAGGTGCTCATCGTCGACAACCACCGCGCCCTGCACGGCCGCAAGCCGTTCACGGCCCGCTACGACGGCACCGACCGCTGGCTGCGTCGTCTCACGACGGTGAAGGACCTGCGCCGCAGCCGGGTCGCTCGTTCCGAGGCTTCCTCGCGGATCATCGATCCCGTGCTCGAGCCTTTCCCCGAATCCCTTGAGCTCACCAGCGCCGGACGCTGA
- a CDS encoding ArsR/SmtB family transcription factor, translating to MPTRDVFSVIADPTRRQILDLLCQREMAVSELVETLGLAQPNVSKHLRTLGDADLVHVRIDGPRRHYRLHPERLRDLDEWLMPYRRMWAGRLDALERHLDQLDDELDNHLED from the coding sequence GTGCCTACCCGAGACGTCTTCAGCGTGATCGCCGACCCCACGCGTCGGCAGATCCTCGATCTGCTCTGCCAGCGCGAGATGGCGGTGAGCGAGCTCGTCGAGACGCTCGGGCTCGCCCAGCCCAACGTGTCCAAGCACCTGCGCACCCTGGGTGACGCAGATCTGGTGCACGTGCGCATCGACGGCCCGCGCCGCCACTACCGGCTCCACCCCGAGCGGCTCCGCGACCTCGACGAGTGGCTGATGCCCTACCGCCGGATGTGGGCGGGCCGCCTCGACGCGCTCGAGAGGCACCTGGACCAGCTCGACGACGAGCTCGACAACCACCTGGAGGACTGA
- a CDS encoding rhomboid family intramembrane serine protease: protein MTGASVGFQCPECVREGRKSVRQPKRFTGARVSFRALPVTFTLLGVNVLVWIAIFLTGRSGSKLVDLIALRFGGSCVADDGNGYFPNVSSDQVCSSLQSSGAAAHWVLGVDDGAVWQLLTSAFTHVSIIHLAVNMLSLYMLGSFLEPIVGRLRFLAFYLISGLAGSALVVWAAAPAASTVGASGAIFGLLGVLVVLFVRAGQSLAPLLPVLLINAGITFFGQGISWQGHVGGFVGGLVVAGIFTTLRADRKAPLQWAALGGFVLVLLALVGVRILVF, encoded by the coding sequence ATGACGGGTGCCTCGGTCGGCTTCCAGTGCCCCGAGTGCGTGCGTGAGGGGCGGAAGTCCGTACGCCAGCCCAAGCGCTTCACGGGAGCGCGAGTGAGCTTCCGGGCGCTCCCGGTGACCTTCACGCTGCTCGGCGTCAACGTGCTCGTCTGGATCGCCATCTTCCTGACCGGCAGGTCGGGCTCGAAGCTCGTCGACCTGATCGCGCTGCGATTCGGTGGCTCGTGCGTCGCCGACGACGGCAACGGCTACTTTCCCAACGTCTCCAGCGACCAGGTCTGCTCGTCGCTGCAGAGCAGCGGCGCGGCCGCTCACTGGGTGCTCGGTGTCGATGACGGCGCGGTCTGGCAGCTGCTGACCTCCGCGTTCACCCACGTCTCGATCATCCATCTGGCCGTGAACATGCTGTCGCTCTACATGCTCGGCTCTTTTCTCGAGCCGATCGTGGGCCGGTTGCGGTTCCTGGCCTTCTACCTGATCTCCGGCCTGGCCGGGTCGGCGCTGGTGGTCTGGGCCGCCGCGCCGGCCGCATCGACGGTCGGCGCCTCCGGCGCGATCTTCGGCCTGCTGGGTGTGCTGGTCGTGCTCTTCGTCAGAGCCGGCCAGTCGCTCGCTCCGCTGCTGCCGGTGCTGCTGATCAACGCCGGCATCACGTTCTTCGGCCAAGGCATCTCGTGGCAGGGCCACGTCGGCGGTTTCGTCGGCGGGCTCGTCGTCGCGGGCATCTTCACCACGCTCCGGGCCGACCGGAAGGCGCCGTTGCAATGGGCTGCCCTGGGCGGGTTCGTGTTGGTGCTGCTTGCTCTGGTCGGCGTACGAATTCTGGTGTTCTGA
- a CDS encoding cell division protein CrgA translates to MAKLKLSKKSDLDLPKEPIVTPRFGIALLLIALGIGWIAYYYVGVRPNEIGGDFTGPKPVQKLEGWNYLIGFILLFAGLAFAAHPKTPLGRGRGVVIGMLGCFLIGLIWICVFYVFANDHLDKIWVFNDLGQKNLLVGIGFMAVGFTFATKWE, encoded by the coding sequence GTGGCCAAGCTCAAGCTCTCGAAGAAGAGTGATCTCGACCTGCCCAAGGAACCGATCGTCACTCCCCGCTTCGGGATCGCACTGCTGCTGATCGCCCTGGGCATCGGCTGGATCGCCTACTACTACGTCGGGGTGCGCCCCAACGAGATCGGTGGCGACTTCACCGGCCCGAAGCCCGTCCAGAAGCTCGAGGGGTGGAACTACCTCATCGGCTTCATCCTGCTCTTCGCGGGCCTGGCCTTCGCCGCCCACCCGAAGACGCCGCTGGGCCGCGGGCGCGGCGTGGTCATCGGCATGCTCGGCTGCTTCCTCATCGGGCTGATCTGGATCTGCGTCTTCTACGTCTTCGCCAACGACCACCTCGACAAGATCTGGGTCTTCAACGATCTCGGTCAGAAGAACCTGCTGGTCGGCATCGGATTCATGGCGGTGGGCTTCACCTTCGCCACGAAGTGGGAGTGA
- a CDS encoding DLW-39 family protein, producing MKKLVLVVLAGAGIILAKKKLDQSSPEKGNWSDATDTVR from the coding sequence ATGAAGAAGCTCGTCCTCGTAGTGCTGGCCGGAGCCGGCATCATCCTCGCCAAGAAGAAGCTCGACCAGTCCAGCCCCGAGAAGGGCAACTGGTCCGACGCGACCGACACGGTGAGGTGA
- a CDS encoding MBL fold metallo-hydrolase, with protein sequence MTSDATASSAALSPRDLFGALSGFGRGLLRPRRPDDRLLASISDAGLPRGDRTVTVRPLPQVSRALPAGGIIEGAGPLRRVRNAMTGFVVEHPDATFVVDPSYCRDAPERALAELPGMLRRLVAPPADTVATVDSLRAAQVRPDFALPTHAHWDHVCGLLDLPSLPVHLRTIERDWILGPGPAPVGGVRPALTDGRSVETYDLGGPPVATFTASHDMFGDGSVILVDLAGHTPGSIGVLARTATGWVLIAGDAAWHYDQVDLIRQKPSFPGDFVDEDRDAAFAALHRLHLARHQMRIVPTHDHDATSLL encoded by the coding sequence GTGACCAGCGATGCGACTGCTTCTTCTGCCGCCCTCTCGCCCCGCGACCTGTTCGGCGCTCTGAGCGGGTTCGGCCGCGGCCTGCTGCGGCCCCGGCGACCCGACGACCGGCTCCTCGCCTCGATCAGCGACGCCGGCCTGCCCCGGGGAGACCGAACCGTCACGGTGCGTCCGTTGCCGCAGGTCTCACGTGCCCTGCCCGCCGGCGGCATCATCGAGGGCGCCGGGCCCCTACGCCGCGTCCGGAATGCGATGACCGGCTTCGTCGTCGAGCATCCCGACGCCACGTTCGTCGTCGATCCGTCCTACTGCCGCGACGCTCCCGAGCGAGCCCTGGCAGAGCTCCCCGGCATGCTTCGCCGCCTGGTCGCACCGCCGGCAGACACGGTGGCCACCGTCGACTCGCTGCGCGCCGCCCAGGTGCGGCCCGACTTCGCCCTCCCCACCCACGCCCACTGGGATCACGTCTGCGGCCTCCTGGACCTGCCCAGCCTCCCGGTGCACCTGCGCACCATCGAGCGCGACTGGATCCTCGGCCCCGGGCCCGCACCTGTCGGGGGAGTGCGCCCCGCCCTGACCGACGGACGGTCCGTCGAGACGTACGACCTCGGTGGGCCGCCCGTCGCGACCTTCACCGCCTCCCACGACATGTTCGGCGACGGCTCGGTCATCCTGGTCGACCTCGCCGGCCACACGCCGGGAAGCATCGGGGTCCTCGCCCGAACCGCCACGGGGTGGGTCCTGATCGCTGGCGACGCCGCCTGGCACTACGACCAGGTCGACCTGATCAGGCAGAAGCCGTCGTTCCCGGGAGACTTCGTCGACGAAGACCGAGACGCCGCCTTCGCCGCTCTCCACCGCCTTCATCTGGCTCGCCACCAGATGCGGATCGTCCCGACCCACGACCACGATGCCACCAGCCTGCTCTAG